In one window of Comamonas testosteroni DNA:
- a CDS encoding phosphoethanolamine transferase, giving the protein MLQSTKIFISAAIACLLVYGLGYGHLEDAGDVARSVFFMLSTGALFFYSLRRRWECTAVFFIALCFALFMALGVGIDYGAPNMSLVASALETNASESLEFLANLNWRDCLLSVLTIILLFVHRFVLLEKSYDKSLVFKKSLWIFLLIVNVFGLFTYHCGVAYKKYIKEKPVVGEILKSVDWEIQEIKHNRSLKVLVVGESVSKRYLSLMGSPWATTPFLAASPKVTAFTHYYSPAPNTVTSLSRTLTHSRSSDGEFDLNRNVVALAKAAGYSTLWVSNQRSMGPNDSNVARMAHQADQHRFLDKMPVIEPAKDDFALLNYLRDKLEQPKALPQDSMVFLHMLGSHPHACSRVPDMPVKLRAGHGRHIDCYLTSLQKLDLFMQALTELLANYSEDYEVLYVSDHSLRVSPMSETEKLMDSFHLPTKNIYVQPQVREAYDTPLFFISSKQKQAKKVEVPLSGFDFLHLFGNWLGVSSPWINSAKNLRNPSSSAPIQVFNWSHMVPLDSLHDTQPIAPPVDGSLAFAN; this is encoded by the coding sequence TGGATACGGGCACCTCGAAGATGCGGGAGACGTCGCAAGAAGCGTATTTTTTATGCTGTCGACCGGAGCCTTGTTTTTTTACAGCTTACGCAGAAGGTGGGAATGCACAGCAGTCTTTTTCATAGCTCTGTGCTTTGCTTTGTTTATGGCTTTGGGTGTTGGTATCGATTACGGCGCACCGAACATGAGTCTGGTGGCATCGGCTTTGGAGACGAATGCCAGTGAAAGCCTGGAGTTCCTCGCCAACCTTAATTGGAGAGATTGCCTGCTCTCGGTTCTAACGATTATTTTGCTTTTTGTGCATCGATTTGTGTTGCTCGAAAAATCGTACGATAAATCGCTGGTTTTCAAGAAAAGCCTCTGGATTTTTCTTCTGATAGTCAATGTTTTTGGATTGTTCACGTACCACTGCGGCGTAGCCTATAAAAAATATATCAAAGAAAAGCCGGTGGTCGGAGAAATTCTGAAATCTGTGGATTGGGAAATTCAGGAAATCAAGCACAACCGCAGCTTGAAGGTTCTGGTGGTGGGGGAAAGTGTCAGCAAGCGATATTTGTCGCTAATGGGAAGCCCTTGGGCTACGACGCCTTTTCTTGCGGCTTCGCCTAAGGTGACGGCATTTACTCATTACTACTCGCCTGCACCCAATACGGTGACCAGTTTGAGCCGGACCCTGACTCATTCCCGCTCGTCCGATGGTGAGTTTGATCTGAACCGCAACGTGGTGGCGCTGGCTAAAGCAGCAGGCTATTCAACACTTTGGGTTTCGAATCAGCGAAGCATGGGACCGAATGATTCCAACGTGGCGCGAATGGCTCATCAGGCGGACCAGCACCGATTTCTGGACAAAATGCCTGTCATTGAGCCGGCGAAAGATGATTTCGCTTTGCTGAATTACTTGCGCGACAAACTTGAGCAGCCAAAAGCGTTGCCACAAGACTCTATGGTCTTTCTCCACATGCTGGGTTCGCACCCGCATGCCTGTTCACGCGTACCTGACATGCCTGTGAAATTGCGTGCAGGTCATGGTCGTCATATTGACTGTTATCTGACCAGTTTGCAGAAGCTTGATCTGTTCATGCAAGCTCTAACCGAGTTGCTGGCCAATTACTCCGAAGACTATGAAGTCCTCTATGTGAGTGATCATTCCTTACGCGTCTCTCCGATGAGCGAAACAGAAAAGCTGATGGATAGTTTTCACCTGCCGACAAAGAATATTTATGTGCAGCCTCAAGTCAGAGAGGCCTATGACACTCCTTTGTTCTTCATTTCGTCCAAGCAGAAGCAAGCGAAAAAGGTTGAAGTTCCTTTGAGTGGATTTGATTTCTTACATTTGTTCGGAAATTGGCTGGGTGTCTCAAGTCCTTGGATCAACTCCGCAAAAAATCTGCGAAATCCCAGTAGCAGTGCGCCGATTCAAGTGTTTAACTGGAGCCACATGGTGCCACTGGACTCCTTGCACGATACGCAGCCCATTGCTCCTCCTGTTGATGGGTCATTGGCTTTTGCTAACTAA
- a CDS encoding YihY/virulence factor BrkB family protein yields the protein MAFDTSGWQHKLRRLAHPLQPLIDSVQLWLQADGLRMSAAMSFYGMLSLAPLLLAVVGLLGWWLDRSYVESTLISQIQSVVGERAAQVVKSALASAQNANQGSLASVLGLVMMLSGATGVFVELQASLDKLWSMGEESRPQENKPWWSMAISRLWGLSYVVGLGFLLLVSMVLSTAIQMITKWANDELQLVPLGPLMGLINEGLSFSIAVLLFWGLMRMGSSIKPVTKYLLLGSLTGAALFTIGKQALAWYLSTAAVVSAYGAAGSLVVVLMWFYFTSAILLFSAATAKACSKSKLKLRMPFTSPKLSSPRLMDLERLPKNAGEGI from the coding sequence ATGGCTTTTGATACCTCCGGCTGGCAGCACAAGCTGCGACGCCTCGCCCACCCCCTGCAACCGCTGATCGACTCCGTACAACTCTGGCTGCAGGCCGACGGTCTGCGCATGAGTGCCGCCATGTCGTTTTACGGCATGCTGAGCCTGGCTCCGCTGTTGCTGGCCGTCGTGGGGCTGCTGGGCTGGTGGCTGGATCGCAGCTATGTGGAAAGCACCTTGATCAGCCAGATACAGAGCGTGGTCGGGGAACGTGCGGCACAGGTCGTCAAGAGCGCTCTGGCCAGCGCCCAGAATGCCAATCAGGGCTCGCTCGCGTCCGTGCTCGGTCTGGTGATGATGCTCTCGGGCGCCACGGGCGTGTTTGTGGAGCTGCAGGCTTCGCTGGACAAGCTCTGGTCCATGGGCGAAGAGTCTCGCCCGCAGGAAAACAAGCCCTGGTGGAGCATGGCCATCTCCCGTCTCTGGGGTTTGAGCTATGTCGTGGGCCTGGGCTTTTTGCTGCTGGTGTCCATGGTGCTTTCAACCGCCATCCAGATGATCACCAAATGGGCCAATGACGAGCTGCAGCTTGTGCCGCTGGGCCCGTTGATGGGGCTGATCAACGAGGGCCTGTCCTTTAGCATCGCGGTGCTGCTGTTCTGGGGTCTGATGCGCATGGGTAGCAGCATCAAACCCGTCACCAAATACCTGCTGCTGGGCTCGCTGACGGGAGCAGCCCTGTTCACCATCGGAAAACAGGCCCTGGCCTGGTACCTGTCCACCGCCGCCGTGGTCTCGGCCTATGGCGCAGCCGGCTCGCTGGTGGTGGTGCTGATGTGGTTTTATTTCACCTCGGCCATCCTGCTGTTCTCGGCCGCCACGGCCAAGGCCTGCAGCAAGTCCAAGCTCAAGCTGCGCATGCCTTTCACCTCACCCAAGCTGTCCAGCCCTCGCCTTATGGATCTGGAGCGACTGCCAAAGAACGCGGGGGAGGGCATATAA
- a CDS encoding acetyl-CoA hydrolase/transferase family protein, producing MQTSFSTASPADRVLCPVLRERIMTADQAAGLIQSGMTLGMSGFTPAGAPKAVPQALARRIEAQNANGGNFRISLWTGASTSPELDGALAKVHGIERRLPYQSDPTVRKEINEGRMQYVDIHLSHVAQHVWFGFLGHLDVAVIEVAGVLPDGRLIPSTSVGNNKTWLEQADKVILEVNSAQPAELEGMHDIYYGAAVPPKRKPILMEHPFDRIGEPYLHCDLSKVIAVVPTAQRDRLAAFTAPDEGSMRIAENIIDFLQNEVKVGRLPPELLPLQSGVGNIANAVLAGLNNGPFDHLNAYTEVLQDGMLDMLESGKLDTASTTSLALSPAAMERFLANIDYYRQRIMLRPQEISNHPELIRRMGLISMNALIEADMYGNVNSTHVMGSSIMNGIGGSGDFARNAYLSIFMTPSTAKGGKISCIVPMVSHVDHTEHDVQVIVTEQGLADLRGLAPVQRARLIIEKCVHPDYKAAMSEYLERALRDAPGKHTPHLLDQAYAWHQRYLKTGSMQG from the coding sequence ATGCAGACTTCCTTTTCCACCGCATCTCCTGCAGATCGCGTGCTTTGCCCTGTCTTGCGCGAACGCATCATGACGGCTGACCAGGCCGCCGGCCTGATTCAATCCGGCATGACACTGGGCATGAGCGGCTTCACACCCGCTGGCGCACCTAAGGCCGTGCCTCAGGCATTGGCACGCCGGATCGAAGCGCAGAACGCCAATGGCGGAAACTTCCGCATCAGTCTATGGACGGGAGCTTCGACCTCACCCGAACTCGATGGCGCACTGGCCAAGGTGCATGGCATTGAACGCCGTCTGCCCTACCAGTCGGACCCCACGGTGCGCAAGGAGATCAACGAGGGGCGCATGCAGTATGTGGACATCCATCTGTCCCATGTGGCGCAGCATGTGTGGTTCGGCTTCCTCGGCCATCTTGACGTGGCGGTGATCGAGGTGGCGGGTGTTTTGCCCGATGGCCGCCTGATTCCATCGACCTCGGTGGGCAACAACAAGACCTGGCTGGAACAGGCCGACAAAGTCATTCTCGAAGTCAACAGCGCCCAGCCTGCCGAGCTCGAGGGCATGCACGACATTTACTACGGTGCGGCCGTGCCCCCAAAGCGCAAGCCCATACTCATGGAGCATCCGTTCGATCGCATTGGCGAGCCCTATCTGCATTGCGATCTGAGCAAGGTGATTGCCGTGGTGCCAACGGCCCAGCGTGACAGGCTGGCAGCGTTCACGGCACCCGATGAGGGCTCCATGCGCATTGCCGAGAACATCATCGATTTTTTGCAGAACGAGGTAAAAGTGGGCCGCCTGCCGCCCGAGTTGCTACCGCTGCAGTCGGGCGTTGGCAATATCGCCAACGCCGTGCTGGCGGGACTGAACAACGGCCCGTTCGACCACCTGAACGCCTATACCGAGGTGCTGCAGGACGGCATGCTGGACATGCTGGAGTCGGGCAAGCTCGATACCGCATCGACCACCTCGCTGGCGCTGAGCCCGGCGGCCATGGAGCGCTTTCTGGCCAATATCGACTATTACCGCCAGCGCATCATGCTGCGCCCGCAGGAGATATCGAACCACCCCGAGCTGATCCGTCGCATGGGTTTGATTTCGATGAACGCGCTGATCGAGGCCGATATGTACGGCAACGTCAACAGCACGCATGTCATGGGCTCGTCCATCATGAACGGCATTGGCGGCAGCGGTGACTTTGCGCGCAACGCCTATCTGTCGATCTTCATGACACCTTCCACGGCCAAGGGCGGCAAGATCAGCTGTATCGTGCCCATGGTCTCCCATGTCGATCACACCGAGCATGACGTGCAGGTCATCGTGACCGAGCAGGGTCTGGCCGATCTGCGCGGCCTGGCACCGGTGCAGCGCGCACGTCTGATCATCGAGAAATGCGTGCACCCCGACTACAAGGCGGCGATGAGCGAGTATCTGGAGCGCGCGCTGCGCGATGCACCGGGCAAGCACACGCCACATTTGCTCGATCAGGCTTATGCCTGGCATCAGCGCTATCTGAAGACGGGCTCCATGCAGGGCTGA